The following are from one region of the Vicinamibacterales bacterium genome:
- the miaA gene encoding tRNA (adenosine(37)-N6)-dimethylallyltransferase MiaA gives MRPPLLAIVGPTATGKSALALAIAERAGGEIVSCDSTAVYRGFDIGTDKLAPDERRGIAHHLIDVVDPTEEYSAARFAREAAAAIRAVTARGRLPIVVGGTGFYYRALTRGLFAGPSRDEALRRRLERVAEGRGATALHRWLARVDPPSAARIAPADVKRVVRALEVWLLTGRPLTVHFAETVMPLPEYDVTAIALQIPPDETADRVARRVHSQFARGLLAEIRSLLSRGVPETALPFGGLVYRQALEHLRGVRDETATRELIMLENRKYSRRQLIWFRKEPNLHWVQAPGERPETQDAVTMFLRDLRLLP, from the coding sequence GTGAGACCTCCGCTTCTCGCCATCGTCGGTCCGACGGCGACCGGCAAGAGCGCCCTTGCGCTCGCCATCGCCGAGCGGGCCGGCGGCGAGATCGTCAGCTGCGATTCAACCGCGGTGTACCGCGGCTTCGACATCGGCACCGACAAGCTGGCGCCCGACGAGCGGCGCGGCATCGCGCACCACCTGATCGACGTCGTCGATCCCACGGAGGAATACTCCGCGGCGCGCTTCGCGCGCGAGGCGGCGGCGGCGATCCGGGCTGTGACGGCACGCGGGCGCCTGCCGATCGTGGTCGGCGGCACGGGCTTCTATTACCGCGCGCTGACGCGCGGGCTCTTCGCGGGGCCCTCGCGCGACGAAGCGCTGCGGCGGCGACTCGAGCGGGTTGCGGAAGGACGCGGCGCGACCGCGCTCCATCGCTGGCTGGCGCGCGTCGATCCTCCGTCGGCGGCGCGTATCGCGCCGGCCGACGTCAAGCGCGTGGTCCGCGCGCTCGAGGTGTGGCTGTTGACCGGCCGGCCGCTGACGGTCCATTTCGCCGAGACCGTGATGCCGCTGCCCGAGTACGACGTGACGGCCATCGCGCTGCAGATCCCGCCTGACGAGACCGCCGACCGCGTCGCGCGACGCGTGCACTCCCAGTTCGCGCGCGGGCTGCTGGCCGAAATACGGAGCCTGCTGTCGCGCGGCGTGCCCGAGACCGCGCTGCCGTTCGGCGGCCTCGTCTACCGCCAGGCGCTGGAGCACCTGCGCGGCGTGCGCGACGAGACCGCCACGCGCGAGCTGATCATGCTCGAGAACCGGAAATACTCGCGCCGTCAGTTGATCTGGTTCCGCAAAGAGCCTAACCTCCACTGGGTGCAGGCGCCCGGCGAGCGTCCCGAGACGCAGGACGCCGTCACCATGTTCCTTCGTGACCTTCGCCTTCTTCCATGA
- a CDS encoding DUF177 domain-containing protein has product MQFDLRQLSRNSGEDHLERTFDASYFQTPETRDEDYAVVAPVHLVMDVRKDGAAYRVTGHVRTRLQLECGRCLEGFETPVDSAFELRYVPESARAESEEAEVAEDDLTTAYYRDETLDLGELMHEQFVLALPMKPLCSEACQGLCPTCGTNLSKGACGCPPEWKDPRLGALQGILDRQKES; this is encoded by the coding sequence ATGCAATTCGACCTCAGGCAGCTTTCGCGCAATAGCGGAGAAGATCACCTCGAACGCACGTTCGACGCGTCGTACTTTCAGACGCCTGAGACGCGCGACGAGGATTATGCGGTCGTTGCGCCCGTTCACCTGGTGATGGACGTCCGCAAGGACGGCGCGGCCTACCGCGTCACTGGTCATGTCCGGACACGGCTGCAGCTCGAGTGCGGGCGCTGTCTCGAGGGGTTCGAGACTCCGGTCGACAGCGCCTTCGAGCTGCGCTACGTTCCGGAGTCGGCACGCGCCGAGAGCGAGGAAGCCGAAGTCGCGGAGGACGATCTGACGACGGCGTACTACAGGGACGAGACGCTCGATCTCGGCGAACTGATGCACGAGCAGTTCGTGCTCGCGCTGCCGATGAAGCCATTGTGTTCGGAGGCGTGCCAGGGGCTGTGTCCCACGTGCGGCACGAACCTGAGCAAAGGAGCCTGCGGCTGCCCGCCCGAGTGGAAGGATCCACGTCTGGGCGCGCTGCAGGGTATTCTGGACCGACAGAAGGAGAGTTGA
- a CDS encoding phosphopentomutase, with amino-acid sequence MILPERVFLTVLDSVGIGELPDARAYGDEGSDTLGNISRIVPLQLPHLRSLGLPRIATVSGMADVAEPLGAYGRMAEKSAGKDSVTGHWEMAGVVLERAFPTFPHGFPADVISEFERRIGRSTIGNYAASGTVIIDELGPEHMRSGRPIVYTSADSVFQIAAHEEVIPVRELYRICEIAYELVGKGLNVARVIARPFVGAPGSFTRTANRHDYALPPSTPTLLDAMTAAGRAVLAIGKISDLFAGGGITTSVHTTSDDEGVDAIEKAIASAGPGLVFTNLVDFDTQYGHRNDPAGYAANLERFDIRLGRLIPSLRDSDLLIVTADHGNDPTTPSTDHAREYVPLFLVGKMIRPGTDVGTRATFADLGQTVAEIFGVGPLGHGTSFLADVLR; translated from the coding sequence ATGATCCTTCCCGAGCGTGTCTTCCTCACCGTCCTGGACAGCGTCGGCATCGGCGAACTGCCCGACGCGCGCGCCTATGGGGACGAGGGCAGCGACACCCTCGGCAACATCTCGCGCATCGTACCGCTGCAGCTGCCGCACCTGCGCTCGCTCGGGCTGCCGCGGATCGCCACGGTCTCCGGCATGGCGGACGTCGCGGAGCCGCTCGGCGCCTACGGGCGGATGGCCGAGAAGTCGGCCGGCAAGGATTCGGTCACGGGCCACTGGGAGATGGCCGGCGTCGTGCTCGAACGCGCGTTCCCGACGTTTCCGCACGGCTTCCCGGCAGACGTAATCTCCGAGTTCGAGCGACGCATCGGGCGCAGCACGATTGGCAACTATGCGGCGTCCGGGACCGTCATCATCGACGAGCTCGGTCCGGAGCACATGCGCAGCGGTCGTCCGATCGTCTACACCTCCGCCGACAGCGTCTTCCAGATCGCGGCGCACGAGGAGGTCATTCCGGTGCGCGAGCTGTATCGCATCTGCGAGATCGCCTACGAGCTCGTCGGCAAGGGGCTGAACGTCGCGCGCGTCATCGCGCGGCCGTTCGTCGGCGCCCCCGGATCGTTCACGCGCACGGCCAACCGCCACGACTACGCTCTGCCCCCTTCGACGCCGACGCTGCTCGACGCGATGACCGCGGCCGGCAGGGCGGTGCTGGCGATCGGCAAGATCAGCGATCTCTTTGCGGGCGGTGGCATCACGACCTCCGTGCACACGACGAGCGACGACGAGGGTGTCGACGCGATCGAGAAGGCGATCGCCTCGGCAGGACCGGGCCTCGTCTTCACGAACCTCGTCGACTTCGATACGCAGTACGGTCATCGCAACGATCCGGCCGGCTACGCGGCGAACCTGGAGCGCTTCGACATCCGCCTGGGACGCCTGATCCCGTCCCTCCGCGACTCGGATCTGCTGATCGTCACGGCAGATCACGGCAACGATCCGACGACGCCGAGCACCGATCATGCGCGCGAGTACGTGCCGCTGTTTCTGGTCGGGAAGATGATCAGGCCGGGGACGGATGTCGGAACGCGCGCGACGTTCGCCGACCTTGGCCAGACCGTCGCCGAGATCTTCGGCGTCGGCCCGCTTGGCCACGGCACATCGTTCCTGGCGGACGTGCTGCGATAG
- a CDS encoding TonB family protein, which yields MYFDLEDRRPDTPILDRPLTRLEQLLLTIIAYLLLVIGIIVYPRLPFVKAAEAARLKRLDDQREKIEAMREPMQFVFAKPKVEVQRLPDRPKFLSDESHKAQAPEKAPVPKTDIPMSRGNTPDRTIADASRPQPEQPAPQPTAPPASNPNALALPTTAQSTIARNEPSKNPMMENRSPGPLSDAIRNVNRYTQGETLQNVQGNSDFGPSFQFDSKGVDFGSWLRRFKAQVYRNWLIPYAAMALHGHTVLRFTIHKDGSVSELIVLQPSSVDAFTKAAFNAIKASNPTVPLPQEYPDESMVMTVIFYYNEVPPNGGVE from the coding sequence ATGTATTTCGACTTGGAGGATCGGCGGCCGGATACCCCGATCCTCGATCGCCCGCTCACTCGTCTCGAACAGCTCCTGCTGACCATCATCGCGTATTTGCTGTTGGTCATCGGAATCATCGTGTATCCACGCCTGCCGTTCGTGAAGGCGGCGGAAGCCGCGCGGCTGAAGCGGCTCGACGACCAACGCGAGAAGATCGAGGCGATGCGCGAACCGATGCAGTTCGTGTTCGCGAAGCCCAAGGTCGAAGTCCAGCGGCTGCCCGACAGGCCGAAGTTCCTCTCCGACGAAAGCCACAAGGCGCAGGCGCCAGAGAAGGCGCCCGTTCCGAAGACCGACATCCCGATGTCGCGCGGCAACACGCCCGATCGGACGATCGCCGACGCGTCCAGGCCGCAGCCCGAGCAGCCGGCGCCGCAGCCCACCGCGCCGCCGGCCTCGAACCCGAATGCGCTCGCGCTCCCGACGACGGCGCAGTCGACGATCGCCCGCAACGAGCCGTCGAAGAATCCGATGATGGAAAACCGGTCGCCCGGGCCGTTGAGCGATGCGATCCGCAACGTGAATCGCTACACGCAGGGCGAGACGCTGCAGAACGTGCAGGGGAACTCCGACTTCGGCCCGTCATTCCAGTTCGACAGCAAGGGGGTCGACTTCGGCTCCTGGCTGCGCCGCTTCAAGGCGCAGGTCTATCGCAACTGGCTGATTCCCTACGCGGCGATGGCGCTGCACGGCCACACCGTCCTGCGGTTCACGATTCACAAGGACGGGTCGGTCAGCGAGCTGATCGTGCTGCAGCCCTCGAGTGTCGACGCGTTCACCAAGGCGGCGTTCAATGCGATCAAGGCGTCCAACCCGACCGTGCCGCTCCCGCAGGAATACCCCGACGAGAGCATGGTGATGACCGTCATCTTCTACTACAACGAGGTCCCGCCGAACGGCGGGGTGGAGTAG
- a CDS encoding deoxyguanosinetriphosphate triphosphohydrolase — protein sequence MPEPRIRQQLEKREHEILAASAAKSDQTRGRMRPEPEDPIRPAFQRDRDRIIHCKAFRRLKHKTQVFFAPEGDHYRTRLTHTLEVSQIARSIAKVLQLNEELTEAIALGHDLGHTPFGHAGERVLQSLVPGGFEHYEQSLRIVDVLEHDGQGLNLTWEVRDGIARHSKGKHGVPVGADPEHRASTIEGQIARVADIIAYVNHDIDDAVRAGLLRDDDLPREWTQVLGATSSQRIGTMVTDVVMRTLEGGLGEVRMSDEVLEATIGLRSFLFDAVYENEIATAEFKKAAGILGGLWEKVRERSGQFLDRRTIEQEGLDAATRDFVAGMTDRYAVNLFEQLFIPKPWVELPR from the coding sequence ATGCCCGAACCGCGGATCCGCCAGCAGCTCGAGAAGCGTGAGCACGAGATCCTCGCCGCATCAGCGGCGAAGAGCGACCAGACGAGAGGGCGGATGCGCCCGGAGCCGGAGGATCCCATCCGTCCGGCCTTTCAGCGGGATCGCGACCGCATCATCCACTGCAAAGCCTTCCGCCGTCTCAAACACAAGACGCAGGTCTTCTTTGCCCCCGAAGGCGATCACTATCGCACCCGGCTGACGCATACCCTTGAGGTGTCACAGATCGCTCGCAGCATCGCCAAGGTGCTGCAGCTGAACGAAGAGCTGACGGAGGCGATCGCGCTCGGCCACGACCTCGGGCACACGCCGTTCGGCCATGCCGGGGAACGCGTGCTGCAGTCGCTGGTGCCAGGCGGATTCGAGCACTACGAACAGAGCCTGCGCATCGTCGACGTCCTCGAGCACGACGGCCAGGGCCTCAATCTCACCTGGGAAGTGCGCGACGGCATCGCCAGGCATTCGAAGGGGAAGCACGGCGTCCCGGTCGGCGCCGATCCGGAGCATCGCGCCTCGACCATCGAAGGGCAGATCGCCCGCGTCGCCGACATCATCGCCTACGTCAATCACGACATCGACGACGCCGTGCGCGCCGGTCTGCTGCGCGACGACGATCTGCCGCGCGAGTGGACGCAGGTCCTGGGTGCGACGTCATCGCAGCGCATCGGGACGATGGTCACCGACGTCGTCATGCGGACGCTCGAAGGAGGACTGGGCGAAGTGCGCATGAGCGACGAAGTGCTCGAGGCCACCATCGGGCTGCGCAGCTTTCTGTTCGACGCGGTCTACGAGAACGAGATCGCAACCGCCGAGTTCAAGAAGGCCGCCGGTATTCTGGGCGGGCTATGGGAAAAGGTGCGCGAGCGATCGGGGCAGTTCCTCGACCGCCGCACCATCGAGCAGGAAGGGCTCGACGCTGCCACCCGGGACTTCGTCGCGGGGATGACCGATCGCTACGCGGTCAACCTCTTCGAACAACTCTTCATTCCGAAGCCCTGGGTCGAGCTGCCGCGCTGA
- the ubiE gene encoding bifunctional demethylmenaquinone methyltransferase/2-methoxy-6-polyprenyl-1,4-benzoquinol methylase UbiE: protein MPVAVDKSPERIASMFDAIARRYDLLNHVLSAGRDRHWRARAIRDLDLPADARIVDLCTGTGDFAIAAADARPRATVVGVDFAGAMLAIGREKIRGRALTDRVALVRGDATRIPIRDGWADAATIGFGIRNVVRPEAALVELARVIKPGGRLAILELGEPTLPGVRELYHWYFRQVLPRLGRLVSHHDGAYSYLPASVAQFPRPRDFAVIISSHGFAGVRAVPLTGGIVYLYVATRP from the coding sequence TTGCCGGTAGCCGTCGACAAGTCGCCCGAGCGCATCGCGTCGATGTTCGACGCGATCGCCAGGCGCTACGATCTCCTCAATCACGTCCTGAGCGCCGGCCGCGACCGGCACTGGCGGGCCCGCGCTATCCGCGACCTCGATCTCCCCGCCGACGCACGGATCGTCGATCTGTGTACGGGCACGGGAGACTTTGCGATCGCGGCCGCAGACGCGCGCCCGCGGGCCACCGTCGTCGGCGTGGATTTCGCCGGCGCGATGCTGGCGATCGGGAGAGAGAAGATCCGTGGAAGGGCGCTGACCGATCGCGTCGCGCTCGTACGCGGCGACGCGACGCGCATTCCGATCCGCGACGGCTGGGCCGACGCCGCGACGATCGGCTTCGGCATCCGCAACGTCGTCAGGCCCGAGGCCGCGCTCGTCGAGCTGGCGCGCGTGATCAAGCCGGGCGGCCGCCTGGCCATTCTCGAGTTAGGTGAGCCGACCCTCCCTGGTGTGCGCGAGCTGTATCACTGGTATTTCCGACAGGTTTTGCCGCGGCTGGGACGCCTCGTCTCCCACCACGATGGCGCATATTCGTATCTGCCGGCCTCGGTCGCGCAGTTTCCGCGGCCACGCGACTTCGCTGTCATCATTTCTTCACACGGGTTCGCGGGTGTGCGCGCCGTCCCGCTCACCGGGGGCATCGTCTACTTATACGTCGCCACCCGGCCCTGA
- the plsX gene encoding phosphate acyltransferase PlsX, translating into MRIAIDAMGGDAGPSVIVDGALVAARHLQVGLLLAGDAAAIEAELARHPVASLFRRLDIIVVDTPERVEVSEPPAQALRRKPRASVKVAAEAVRDGRADALFSAGPTGATVMAAHGALGLLPGVERPALATIIPTRRTPAVLLDAGATVGCRASHLVQFAVMGAAYARVALGLPAPRVGLLSIGEEESKGTDLTREAHRLLKDAPINFIGNIEGRHVYAGGADVIVCDGFTGNVTLKLSEGLVETVESLLHDELAATFGGRVGYVLSRQAFRRFRRRVDYSEYGGAPLVGLNGLCIVGHGRSSAKAVANAVTMAVRAVHEDLSGRLSRDLSRLGTSHLSPRASHPA; encoded by the coding sequence ATGCGCATTGCGATCGACGCCATGGGCGGCGATGCCGGCCCGTCGGTCATCGTCGACGGCGCATTGGTCGCTGCCCGTCACCTTCAGGTCGGACTGCTGCTGGCCGGCGACGCTGCCGCGATCGAAGCCGAGCTGGCGCGCCACCCGGTCGCCAGTCTTTTCCGGCGTCTCGACATCATTGTCGTCGACACGCCCGAGCGGGTCGAGGTGAGCGAACCGCCGGCGCAGGCGCTGCGGCGCAAACCGCGTGCGTCGGTCAAGGTGGCGGCCGAAGCCGTGCGGGACGGGCGTGCCGATGCCCTCTTCAGCGCTGGTCCCACCGGGGCGACCGTTATGGCGGCGCACGGTGCGCTCGGCCTGCTGCCTGGTGTCGAGCGTCCCGCGCTCGCGACGATCATTCCGACACGGCGGACGCCGGCGGTGCTGCTCGACGCGGGCGCGACGGTCGGCTGCCGCGCCTCGCACCTCGTGCAGTTCGCGGTAATGGGAGCGGCCTACGCGCGCGTCGCGCTCGGGCTCCCCGCGCCGCGCGTCGGACTGCTGTCGATCGGCGAGGAGGAGAGCAAGGGAACCGATCTCACGCGCGAGGCGCATCGGCTGTTGAAAGACGCGCCGATCAATTTCATCGGCAACATCGAAGGGCGACACGTCTACGCAGGCGGCGCCGACGTGATCGTCTGTGATGGTTTCACCGGGAATGTGACCTTGAAGCTGAGCGAAGGACTGGTCGAGACGGTCGAGAGCCTCCTCCATGACGAGCTTGCCGCGACCTTCGGCGGTCGTGTCGGCTACGTGCTGTCGAGGCAGGCGTTTCGCCGTTTCCGGCGCCGGGTCGACTATTCCGAATACGGCGGCGCGCCGCTCGTCGGCCTCAACGGCCTGTGCATCGTCGGCCACGGTCGCTCGTCGGCCAAGGCCGTCGCCAACGCCGTGACGATGGCGGTGCGTGCGGTGCACGAAGACCTGAGCGGGCGCCTGTCGAGGGATCTGTCGCGCCTCGGCACCTCACACCTCTCGCCTCGCGCCTCGCATCCCGCATGA
- the rpmF gene encoding 50S ribosomal protein L32 codes for MPNPKRRHSKTRTAKRRTHDSLKPIGRSECPQCHEAKLPHQVCANCGFYAGRQVKAVEE; via the coding sequence ATGCCGAATCCGAAACGGCGGCACTCGAAGACCCGTACCGCGAAGCGCCGCACCCACGACTCGCTGAAGCCCATCGGACGCAGCGAGTGTCCGCAGTGTCACGAAGCCAAGCTCCCGCACCAGGTCTGCGCGAACTGCGGCTTTTACGCCGGGCGCCAGGTCAAGGCCGTCGAAGAGTAG